One genomic region from Actinomycetes bacterium encodes:
- a CDS encoding winged helix-turn-helix domain-containing protein, with product THYLRVYLAQLRRKLEPEPGRPRYLRTEPGLGYRLEVGPQP from the coding sequence AGACGCACTACCTGCGCGTGTACCTGGCCCAGCTGCGGCGCAAGCTCGAGCCCGAGCCAGGCCGACCGCGCTACCTGCGGACCGAGCCAGGGCTGGGCTACCGGCTCGAGGTCGGCCCGCAGCCCTGA